In Deinococcus sp. QL22, the following are encoded in one genomic region:
- a CDS encoding DUF4287 domain-containing protein produces MAKTPEQIKQSYYTNIEAKTGVLIPEWLTRIRAKLQAGELARHSDIVNWLKTEHTLGHGYATLLAHDAMKAEQGG; encoded by the coding sequence ATGGCAAAAACACCCGAACAAATTAAGCAGAGCTATTACACCAACATTGAAGCCAAGACCGGCGTTCTGATTCCGGAGTGGCTGACCCGCATTCGGGCCAAGCTGCAAGCTGGAGAATTGGCCCGCCACAGTGACATCGTGAACTGGCTGAAAACCGAACACACTTTGGGGCACGGCTACGCCACGTTGTTAGCACACGACGCGATGAAGGCGGAGCAGGGAGGCTGA
- a CDS encoding DoxX family protein, protein MGVTGFIGRALLASIFIKNGLDHLQNPEPIVRAAKGAEVPEPEIAVRANSAVMLGAGAMLALGVAPRFATTALAASLIPTTVIGHPFWDKSGKERMHQQSQFLKNLALFGALLAVGSRK, encoded by the coding sequence ATGGGCGTAACAGGATTTATCGGGCGGGCACTGCTCGCAAGCATTTTTATCAAGAATGGCCTGGATCACCTGCAAAACCCTGAGCCTATCGTGCGGGCGGCCAAGGGTGCAGAGGTGCCAGAACCTGAAATTGCTGTGCGGGCCAACAGCGCCGTGATGCTGGGCGCAGGCGCGATGCTGGCCCTCGGCGTGGCTCCCCGCTTTGCCACCACCGCGCTGGCCGCCAGCCTGATTCCCACCACCGTTATCGGCCACCCCTTCTGGGACAAGAGCGGCAAAGAGCGGATGCACCAGCAATCGCAATTTTTGAAGAATCTGGCGTTGTTCGGGGCTTTGTTGGCTGTGGGCAGCAGAAAGTAA
- the rph gene encoding ribonuclease PH, translated as MTAPKMNHQTRLPIREGRDSLTPRPLTVRRSVNPHAPGSAHLTMGRTEILATVSIEDKAAPHMRGLKEGWLTAEYAMLPRATTDRQARERSLQNGRRHEIQRLLGRAMRASMDLRPFRNQTLYIDCDVLVADGGTRVASILAAHAALHDLCDRMVRAGKLSEWPLLHNVGAISVGFVGDELRVDLDYAEDKVARADLNVVATSTGLLIETQGGAEAGPMTTEEFTRLMTTGVTAVQGLMVDLGQQLAVRPGV; from the coding sequence ATGACTGCACCCAAAATGAATCACCAGACCCGCCTGCCCATCCGCGAGGGCCGCGACAGCCTGACGCCCCGCCCGCTGACCGTGCGCCGCAGCGTGAACCCGCACGCCCCCGGCAGCGCTCACCTGACGATGGGCCGCACCGAAATCTTGGCAACCGTGAGTATTGAAGACAAGGCCGCGCCGCATATGCGCGGGCTGAAAGAAGGCTGGCTGACTGCCGAATACGCGATGTTGCCGCGTGCCACCACAGACCGGCAGGCCCGCGAACGCAGCCTGCAAAATGGCCGCCGCCATGAGATTCAGCGCCTGTTGGGGCGGGCGATGCGGGCCAGCATGGACTTGCGCCCCTTTCGGAACCAGACGCTGTACATAGACTGCGACGTGTTGGTGGCCGATGGCGGAACCCGCGTGGCGAGTATTCTGGCCGCGCACGCTGCCCTGCACGATCTGTGTGACCGGATGGTGCGGGCCGGAAAACTGAGTGAGTGGCCCCTGCTGCACAACGTGGGCGCGATCAGCGTGGGGTTTGTAGGCGATGAACTGCGCGTGGATCTGGACTACGCCGAAGACAAGGTGGCCCGCGCCGACCTGAACGTGGTGGCGACCAGCACCGGCCTCTTGATAGAAACCCAGGGCGGAGCCGAAGCTGGCCCCATGACCACTGAAGAATTCACGCGCCTGATGACCACCGGGGTGACGGCGGTGCAGGGATTGATGGTGGACCTGGGCCAGCAATTGGCGGTGCGTCCGGGCGTCTAG
- the murI gene encoding glutamate racemase has product MKHADPSHRPLGIFDSGVGGLSVLAELRRVLPQEYIVYLADTAHLPYGARGDDDLRDLTARAVAALHARGVKGVVVACNTASAFSLTHLRERYGPQFPVIGLVPAVKPAIQATRSGVVGVLATPGTLRGTLLQDVIRQWAVPAGVQVLMAVSAALVPLVEAGQQDSPETRAELRRVLEPLRAAGADQLVLGCTHYPFLAPAIRAEFGDTFALVDSGAAVARHTRSTLERLGLLRPEGVPHTPEISYFVTGSVEAARPVMATLLAGAMHNTDQSSVLPLPSPPRADALRIEPIHT; this is encoded by the coding sequence GTGAAGCACGCCGACCCATCACATCGTCCTCTGGGCATCTTCGACAGCGGTGTAGGCGGCCTCAGCGTGCTGGCCGAACTTCGCCGCGTGCTGCCGCAGGAATACATCGTCTATCTGGCCGATACCGCGCACCTGCCCTACGGCGCACGCGGCGACGACGACCTGCGCGACCTGACGGCGCGGGCCGTGGCCGCCCTGCACGCACGCGGCGTCAAGGGTGTAGTGGTGGCCTGCAACACGGCCAGCGCCTTCAGCCTGACCCATCTGCGCGAGAGGTACGGCCCCCAGTTTCCGGTCATCGGGCTGGTTCCGGCGGTCAAACCGGCCATTCAGGCGACCCGTTCGGGCGTGGTGGGCGTGCTAGCGACTCCGGGGACATTGCGCGGCACGCTCCTGCAAGACGTGATTCGGCAGTGGGCCGTGCCAGCGGGCGTGCAAGTGCTGATGGCAGTCAGCGCCGCATTGGTGCCGCTGGTAGAAGCAGGCCAGCAGGACAGCCCCGAAACGCGGGCCGAACTGCGGCGGGTGCTGGAGCCTTTGCGCGCTGCGGGCGCTGATCAGCTGGTGCTGGGCTGCACGCATTATCCGTTTTTGGCCCCCGCCATTCGCGCCGAATTTGGCGACACCTTCGCACTGGTAGACAGCGGCGCGGCGGTGGCCCGGCATACCCGCAGCACGCTGGAACGTCTCGGCTTATTGCGGCCAGAAGGTGTGCCGCATACGCCCGAAATCAGCTACTTCGTTACGGGGTCGGTGGAGGCGGCGCGGCCCGTTATGGCGACCCTGCTGGCCGGGGCCATGCACAATACAGATCAGAGTTCAGTTCTCCCCCTTCCTTCTCCCCCCAGAGCCGACGCGCTCCGAATCGAGCCGATACACACATGA
- a CDS encoding GNAT family N-acetyltransferase, protein MPTPPPIPPAIPQEVRTPRLLLRRPQPADAEALCAAVQASLPELQPWMIWAQTPPDLIATRDNLQDVTAKFDARENLRYHVWRVPEQAGEPLELIGSSGYHSLDWRVPKGEIGYWIATAHAGQGYATEVTHALTELALTPAADGGLGFRRLEIRCDPTNHRSARIPPALGYRLDAHLVNDTVAANDPGQLRDTLIFSRIC, encoded by the coding sequence ATGCCCACGCCGCCCCCGATTCCCCCCGCTATTCCCCAGGAAGTCCGCACCCCGCGCCTGCTGTTGCGGCGGCCCCAGCCTGCCGACGCCGAAGCCCTATGTGCCGCTGTTCAGGCCTCACTGCCGGAGCTTCAGCCATGGATGATTTGGGCGCAAACGCCGCCTGATCTGATCGCCACGCGTGACAACTTGCAGGACGTGACGGCCAAGTTCGATGCCCGCGAGAATCTGCGGTATCACGTCTGGCGCGTGCCGGAGCAGGCGGGGGAACCACTGGAACTGATCGGCAGCAGCGGCTATCACTCCCTTGATTGGCGCGTGCCTAAGGGTGAAATCGGCTACTGGATTGCCACAGCCCACGCGGGACAGGGGTACGCCACCGAAGTCACGCACGCCCTGACCGAATTGGCCCTGACTCCGGCAGCAGACGGCGGCCTCGGCTTTCGCCGCCTGGAGATTCGCTGCGATCCCACCAACCACCGCAGCGCCCGCATTCCGCCCGCGTTAGGCTACAGGCTGGACGCCCATCTGGTGAATGACACAGTGGCGGCCAACGATCCGGGCCAACTGCGGGATACGCTGATTTTTAGCCGGATTTGTTGA
- the argB gene encoding acetylglutamate kinase, whose product MIVKYGGNAMKSLELRRAVAAEIAALRAQMPVVVVHGGGPVIERELAARGMASEFRGGLRVTSPGAMDVVEMALCQLNKQLAQDIGGAVGLMGRDCQLLRAEPFDPELGRVGRVTGVNANLLRTLLGAGITPVVGCVAVGPDGDALNINADTAAGAVAGALNEGIIFLTDVDGVYRNYPDPASRTPALTRAEVEEGIGAGWIAGGMIPKVRAALDALDRGAPHATIASGMVAGVLGAATRGEAGTVITG is encoded by the coding sequence ATGATCGTGAAATACGGCGGCAATGCCATGAAAAGTCTGGAACTTCGCCGCGCGGTGGCGGCTGAAATCGCGGCGCTTCGGGCGCAGATGCCTGTGGTGGTGGTTCATGGCGGCGGCCCGGTCATAGAGCGCGAACTGGCGGCCAGGGGCATGGCCAGCGAGTTCCGGGGCGGGCTGCGCGTGACCTCGCCGGGGGCAATGGATGTGGTGGAAATGGCCCTGTGCCAACTGAACAAGCAACTGGCGCAGGACATCGGCGGCGCGGTGGGCCTGATGGGGCGGGATTGCCAATTGCTGAGGGCCGAACCCTTTGACCCGGAGTTGGGGCGGGTCGGCCGAGTAACCGGAGTGAATGCCAACCTGCTGCGAACCCTGCTGGGGGCCGGAATCACGCCTGTGGTGGGCTGCGTGGCGGTGGGGCCAGACGGCGACGCCCTGAACATCAACGCCGACACTGCCGCCGGAGCCGTGGCCGGGGCGCTGAATGAGGGCATCATCTTCCTGACCGATGTAGACGGCGTGTACCGCAATTACCCCGACCCCGCCAGCCGCACCCCAGCCCTGACCCGCGCAGAGGTCGAGGAAGGCATAGGCGCAGGCTGGATCGCGGGCGGCATGATTCCCAAAGTCCGGGCCGCGCTGGACGCCCTAGATCGGGGCGCACCCCACGCCACGATTGCCAGCGGAATGGTCGCCGGGGTGCTGGGGGCGGCGACGCGGGGGGAAGCGGGAACGGTGATCACGGGGTGA
- a CDS encoding GNAT family N-acetyltransferase, which translates to MNATRLALHHAPLLHSLYTAAPGYFALLGSRVPSLTEVERDVEFALLDPRRRLELLHDDEGNLVGSLDCKHDYPQPGDLTINLLLIREDRQSQRLGEQAIRHLEARVPRGTTRILASVLGENPRGARFWERLGYTFALDARPVMTWYAKALGVPANAGKRAVQGVRAD; encoded by the coding sequence TTGAACGCGACCCGCCTGGCGCTGCATCACGCGCCACTGCTTCACAGCCTATACACCGCCGCCCCCGGCTACTTTGCCTTGCTCGGCAGCCGTGTTCCCAGCCTGACCGAAGTCGAGCGCGACGTAGAATTCGCCCTGCTCGACCCGCGCCGACGCCTGGAACTGCTGCACGACGACGAAGGCAACTTGGTGGGCAGCCTGGACTGCAAACACGATTACCCCCAACCGGGTGACCTGACCATCAATCTGCTCCTCATCCGTGAAGACCGCCAATCCCAACGTCTGGGCGAGCAGGCAATTCGGCATTTAGAGGCCCGTGTACCGAGGGGGACGACCCGTATTCTGGCGAGTGTCTTGGGCGAAAACCCACGCGGCGCACGCTTCTGGGAGCGGCTGGGCTACACCTTTGCCCTTGACGCCCGCCCGGTGATGACGTGGTATGCCAAAGCGTTGGGTGTGCCTGCGAACGCGGGGAAACGTGCGGTGCAGGGTGTCAGAGCGGACTAA
- a CDS encoding tRNA-dihydrouridine synthase gives MMFAPASASTSLPPAAQPGFYAARLASPAARQGGAVLAPMAGYSDAPMRQLAAEQGALWTVSEMISSRGLALGSDTESLNLGRPYAGEVGRVVQLFGAEPDVLAAAVAKAEGWFAPAAIDLNMGCPVPKVRGKGGACLLQTPELAFELIRAMRGATKLDVSAKIRLGWDSNRSLEVAQGLAEAGAAIVTVHGRTSAQRYTGEADWDAIAAVAASVNVPVIGSGDIRSVAQARQRRQSGVSAVMIGRGAVGNPWIFRALATGDDAWPSLSGRAATALRHAELHIQFYAGPLGTGRVSLLPLRKVLPQYLPDVPDLRGALVKIETLEQLRDCLMPYLESSLMTDRAGDYRVVAARVNTTGAP, from the coding sequence ATGATGTTCGCGCCCGCCTCCGCCTCCACTTCTCTGCCCCCCGCCGCACAACCGGGCTTTTATGCCGCGCGGCTGGCTTCCCCGGCGGCACGGCAGGGCGGAGCAGTGTTGGCACCGATGGCAGGTTACAGTGACGCTCCTATGCGCCAACTGGCCGCCGAACAGGGCGCACTCTGGACGGTCAGCGAGATGATCAGTTCACGGGGTCTGGCCTTGGGCAGCGACACTGAAAGCCTGAACCTGGGCCGTCCCTACGCAGGCGAAGTTGGGCGCGTGGTGCAACTCTTTGGCGCAGAGCCGGACGTGTTGGCCGCAGCGGTAGCCAAAGCAGAGGGTTGGTTTGCTCCGGCGGCCATCGACCTGAATATGGGCTGCCCGGTGCCCAAAGTGCGCGGCAAAGGCGGGGCGTGCCTGCTGCAAACACCTGAACTGGCCTTCGAGCTGATCCGGGCCATGCGCGGCGCGACCAAATTAGACGTGAGCGCCAAAATTCGCCTCGGTTGGGACAGCAACCGCAGCCTGGAAGTGGCTCAGGGCCTGGCCGAGGCGGGCGCAGCAATTGTCACGGTACACGGGCGCACCAGTGCCCAGCGGTATACCGGGGAAGCCGACTGGGACGCTATTGCAGCGGTCGCGGCCAGTGTAAACGTGCCTGTGATCGGCAGCGGCGATATTCGCAGCGTCGCGCAGGCCCGCCAACGCCGCCAATCGGGGGTATCCGCCGTCATGATCGGGCGTGGCGCGGTGGGCAATCCGTGGATTTTCCGCGCTCTGGCCACAGGCGACGATGCTTGGCCCAGCCTGTCTGGCCGCGCTGCCACTGCGCTCCGGCACGCCGAGCTACACATCCAATTTTACGCGGGGCCACTCGGCACAGGCCGCGTTAGCCTGTTGCCACTGCGGAAAGTCTTGCCCCAATATCTGCCCGATGTGCCGGATTTGCGCGGCGCTCTGGTAAAGATCGAAACATTAGAGCAGCTTAGGGATTGCCTGATGCCGTATTTAGAAAGCTCTTTAATGACTGACCGGGCAGGAGATTACAGGGTTGTGGCTGCCAGGGTCAACACCACAGGGGCTCCTTAA
- a CDS encoding DinB family protein, with translation MNVREYYTYLSAAREQLWNFLRALPAEELNRNLIENGDRFHTIKDLLLHVTDVEDHWVHAIARGGGVQQSGNYRHDWIKPDAAQYELGWIIEYGREVSQQTQAFLDSEPDLNQSVKLVQDDPASDTVTLDQLMWHVMTHEVRHTAQIALLIRQLGHVAPWLDYMRFVRPQVTAAQNSGADQEADTDTDLEDDL, from the coding sequence ATGAATGTTCGCGAGTATTACACCTACCTGTCCGCTGCCCGCGAGCAGTTGTGGAATTTCCTCCGTGCTTTGCCTGCAGAGGAACTTAACCGCAACTTGATCGAAAATGGGGATCGCTTTCACACCATCAAAGACCTGCTGTTACACGTCACTGACGTGGAGGATCATTGGGTTCATGCCATTGCACGCGGAGGGGGCGTGCAGCAGTCGGGCAACTACCGCCACGACTGGATTAAACCTGACGCCGCACAGTACGAACTCGGCTGGATCATCGAATATGGCCGTGAGGTCAGTCAGCAGACGCAGGCGTTCCTCGACAGCGAACCTGACCTGAACCAGAGCGTCAAACTGGTGCAAGACGACCCCGCCAGCGATACGGTCACGCTCGATCAGTTGATGTGGCATGTGATGACCCACGAGGTGCGCCACACTGCCCAGATTGCGCTGCTGATCCGTCAACTCGGGCACGTGGCCCCTTGGCTGGATTACATGCGCTTTGTGCGCCCGCAGGTCACGGCGGCCCAGAACAGCGGCGCAGATCAAGAAGCAGACACCGATACCGATCTGGAAGACGACCTCTAA
- the hemC gene encoding hydroxymethylbilane synthase: protein MRTVTVGTRGSTLALAQTRWVVARLKEEWPETDFRIQTISTGGDKNRGSLSEMAQKGDKGFWVKEIEDALIAKRIDIAVHSLKDLPTVQPEGLEVSSIPKRVDARDVLIGKEGMKKLADLPKGARIGTSSVRRKAFLMAYRPDLQVIDLRGNIDTRLGVLATPDYDAIILAAAGLIRTEMRNRIDEFLEPDIMLPAPGQGALALETRADDDLNVEVAYAIHDHTTDDRITAEREFLAGLGAGCMAPVGAHATIKGGVLTLEGWVAALDGTKVIRATSIGDAGECADIGAELAADLLDRGAQALIDAAHE from the coding sequence ATGCGGACGGTCACGGTAGGGACGCGTGGGAGCACGCTTGCACTCGCGCAAACCCGGTGGGTAGTCGCCCGGCTCAAGGAAGAATGGCCTGAAACGGATTTCCGGATTCAAACCATTTCTACGGGCGGCGACAAGAACCGGGGAAGCCTTTCAGAGATGGCTCAGAAAGGCGATAAAGGCTTTTGGGTCAAGGAAATCGAAGACGCTTTGATAGCCAAGCGGATCGACATCGCGGTGCATTCCCTCAAGGATTTGCCCACCGTGCAGCCCGAAGGTCTAGAAGTGTCTTCTATTCCCAAGCGGGTCGATGCACGCGACGTGCTGATCGGCAAGGAAGGCATGAAAAAGTTGGCCGATTTGCCCAAAGGCGCACGCATCGGCACGAGCAGTGTGCGGCGCAAAGCCTTCCTGATGGCGTACCGCCCCGATCTTCAGGTCATCGATCTGCGGGGCAACATCGACACGCGCCTTGGGGTACTGGCGACGCCCGACTACGATGCCATTATTCTGGCTGCAGCGGGCCTGATTCGCACCGAAATGCGCAACCGTATCGATGAGTTTCTGGAACCCGACATCATGCTCCCCGCCCCCGGTCAGGGCGCATTGGCCCTGGAGACCCGCGCCGACGACGACCTGAACGTAGAAGTCGCCTACGCCATTCACGACCACACCACCGATGACCGCATTACCGCCGAACGCGAGTTTTTGGCGGGATTGGGGGCTGGGTGCATGGCCCCGGTGGGCGCACACGCCACCATCAAGGGTGGCGTGCTGACCCTGGAGGGCTGGGTCGCTGCGCTGGACGGCACCAAAGTCATTCGGGCCACCAGCATCGGTGACGCGGGCGAATGCGCCGATATAGGCGCTGAATTGGCCGCCGACTTGCTCGACCGGGGCGCACAGGCCCTCATAGACGCGGCCCACGAGTAG
- a CDS encoding asparaginase: MKRLAVIHTGGTIASRPSPDGRGVTPQTPPSVPGLPGVQVTHHQPFNLPSPHVTPAHMLQLAHLIERLAPDADGIVVTHGTDTLEETAFLLHLTLSARTPVVLTGSMRHAEEVSWDGPGNVLDAAYTALHPQTTGRGPLAVFSGDIFDARTVTKVHTTAVDAFGGYPGPIGRIDRAADGAHLRYFATPEPRPTYAPVALTARVEILYAAAGWTGEGYAEAQARADGLVIAALGTGNLPAELLPLIAATTTPVIIATRTHAGPVIPVYGYAGGGATLVAAGAIPASFLNAHKARLLLMVLLSLGMKRAEIRGVFEGGVF, translated from the coding sequence CTGAAACGCCTCGCCGTCATTCATACCGGGGGCACCATTGCCAGCCGCCCCAGCCCCGATGGACGCGGAGTCACGCCCCAGACGCCGCCCAGTGTGCCGGGGTTGCCGGGGGTGCAGGTCACGCACCACCAACCCTTCAACCTGCCCAGCCCGCATGTCACGCCCGCGCATATGTTGCAGCTGGCGCACCTGATAGAGCGGCTGGCCCCCGACGCTGACGGCATCGTGGTCACGCACGGCACCGATACGCTGGAAGAAACGGCCTTCTTGCTGCATCTCACGCTGTCGGCCCGGACGCCGGTGGTACTGACGGGCAGCATGAGGCACGCCGAAGAAGTCTCCTGGGACGGCCCCGGCAACGTGCTGGACGCGGCTTATACGGCGCTGCACCCTCAGACCACTGGACGTGGCCCGTTGGCGGTATTCAGCGGAGATATTTTTGATGCCCGCACTGTGACCAAGGTGCATACCACCGCCGTAGACGCCTTTGGTGGCTATCCCGGCCCGATTGGACGGATAGACCGGGCGGCAGATGGGGCGCATTTGCGCTACTTTGCCACCCCCGAACCGCGTCCCACCTACGCCCCTGTTGCCCTGACCGCCCGCGTGGAAATTCTGTATGCCGCCGCTGGCTGGACGGGCGAAGGCTACGCCGAAGCGCAGGCCCGCGCCGATGGATTGGTCATTGCCGCGCTGGGTACAGGCAACCTGCCCGCCGAACTCCTGCCGCTGATTGCCGCGACCACCACACCCGTGATTATCGCCACCCGAACGCACGCTGGCCCCGTTATTCCGGTGTACGGCTACGCGGGCGGCGGCGCGACGTTGGTGGCCGCTGGGGCTATTCCGGCCAGTTTCCTCAACGCCCACAAAGCCCGCCTGCTGCTGATGGTTCTGCTGAGCCTGGGCATGAAGAGGGCAGAGATTCGGGGAGTGTTCGAGGGCGGAGTGTTTTAA